The proteins below come from a single Pseudodesulfovibrio sp. JC047 genomic window:
- a CDS encoding ABC transporter ATP-binding protein: protein MLTIEDLHVNIGDKEVLKGINLQINAGETFILFGPNGSGKTSLLMALMGFAGYNITKGKILFKGQDITEAPMYERARLGVGMSFQRPPTIHGLRTRHLVKMCSRNGAVNPDMLAEAVNMTDFLDRDINDGFSGGEIKRSELLQLMAQQPDLVLFDEPESGVDMENMQLVGKVAREVLDGNYNSSSPDLSLRERKEQMQTAGLIITHTGHILDYVNADRGQVLYQGHLCCEGRPRDILDHIREHGYQECVRCMN from the coding sequence ATGCTGACCATAGAAGACTTGCATGTCAACATCGGCGATAAAGAGGTCCTCAAGGGGATCAATCTCCAGATAAATGCCGGGGAAACGTTTATTCTGTTCGGACCCAACGGTTCTGGCAAGACGTCTCTTCTCATGGCATTGATGGGTTTTGCCGGATACAACATCACCAAAGGGAAGATTTTATTCAAGGGCCAGGATATCACCGAGGCTCCCATGTACGAACGGGCTCGGCTTGGTGTGGGGATGTCTTTTCAGCGGCCGCCGACCATTCATGGCCTGCGAACCCGCCATCTTGTCAAGATGTGCTCTCGTAATGGGGCAGTGAATCCCGATATGCTCGCTGAAGCCGTGAACATGACCGATTTTCTGGACCGTGATATCAACGACGGTTTCTCCGGTGGCGAAATCAAGCGTTCCGAATTGTTGCAACTCATGGCCCAACAGCCGGATCTGGTCTTGTTTGACGAGCCTGAATCCGGTGTGGATATGGAAAATATGCAACTGGTAGGCAAGGTTGCCCGTGAGGTTCTGGATGGGAATTACAACAGCAGTTCGCCAGATCTGAGCCTGCGTGAGCGCAAGGAACAGATGCAAACCGCTGGATTGATTATTACCCATACCGGCCATATCCTTGATTATGTCAATGCTGACCGCGGTCAGGTCCTTTATCAGGGACATCTGTGCTGTGAAGGTCGTCCCAGGGATATTCTGGACCACATTCGGGAGCACGGCTACCAGGAATGTGTCCGCTGCATGAACTAG